The Anabaena sp. PCC 7108 region TAACCAATCCCATTCTGCTTCATCGATATTTTTTTGTAATTCTGCTCTCAAATCCGACATAATTTCTAATCATACGCTTATCATCTTGATTTTACATGATTTGTTAATTTAAGAAAAATCATTTGTCAGAAAACTGAAACAATGATATTGGATATTTTATTCAAAAATCACATTAACTAAACAACAAATAACCACTAAATTAGCTTTGTTACCTGCTTACAAAAAACGGCTTTCATCTCTTTCTTAAAAGCTGCTGTCGTGTACTAGTAGTCTGTCAAGAACTAATTGACGGTTAAATAAATTTTCCTTCTTCCTTCTTCCTTCTTCCTATCCCTACGGGACACTGCGTGAACGCGCTCTTTGCGTCTTCGCGGTTCGTTCCTTTATCCGTCAAAATTTATTTGACAGACTAAGTAATTGGACAAAAATATTTACAGTCATTGCGAGCGAAGCGAAGCAATCCCAGCCCTTGCGATTGCGTCATTCCACTGCGTTCCATTCGCAATGACATTGTGTAATTAATTCTGTCCTAGTACTTACTAGCAATCTGGGGCTACAAAAATGAAGTCCACCTATGCGGACTCATTAAAATCCAATTAAGCGGGTTTATATATTACGCCATCACCATACCGCCATCAACATTAAAGACTTGTCCAGTGATGTAGGCTGCGGCGGGATCGGCTGCTAGGAAGCGCACCATACCAGCAATTTCTTCTGGTTGACCAAAACGCCCTAGAGGGATGTATTGCAGGATGCCTTCGGCTTTGATATCGCTAGTCATATCGGTGGTGATAAAACCAGGGGCAACTGCGTTGACTGTGATTCCACGGGAAGCTAGTTCTTTAGCAACAGTTTTGGTAAAACCGATGACACCTGCTTTGGCAGCGCTGTAGTTCGCTTGTCCAGGATTGCCCATTTGTCCAGCAACGGAGGCAATGTTGATAATTCTACCTGAACGTTGCTTCAGCATGATTTTACTGACGGCTTTTGTACATAAGAAAACACCTGTAAGATTAAGGTCTATGACAGATTGCCAATCTTCTAGTTTCATCCGCAAGAGTAGTGTATCGCGGGTAATGCCAGCATTGTTAACTAGAATATCAACTCGGTTAAACTTATCTATAGTTGTGTTCACTAGTGCATCTACTTGTTCAGCTTGAGAAACATCAGCTTGTAGGGCGATGGCTTCCCCTCCGACTGCTGTAATTTCTGCTACTAGACTTTCAGCCGCACTACTAGAATTGGCATAGTTGACAACGACTTTCGCATTTTGGGATGCTAGTTGTAAAGCGATCGCTCTACCAATTCCCCGTGATGCACCTGTGACAATTGCAACTTGATTTTGTAATAATGTCATTTAATTGTCCTCGATCTTACAAATACCGCGCTAATTATCTTATGGTGATTTGGGGAATATATGATACTGTTTTACTTTAACCTTGATACAAATGGACAAACGCGGAGATTCATTTGTAGTTTTAATCAAGTCTTGGGTTATTTAATATAGCAGGTGACAGAGTTGAAAGTCTGTTTGTGTCTAGGTTTTATGATTAGTTCATATCCTAACTACCTTGGCTGTTGCGGTATAATCTGGGGTAAATTAGCGAATATTGACTAAATTAACAATTTTCCTAAAAAACCATTAAATTAAGTCAATCCCATATTGTAAGAATTACTATTAAAACAAACAATTAAAAATTGGCTTGTGTCATGACAACTAAAAAACAATTTAACAGCTTTGAAGAAATGCTGTCTGGTTCCGATGTACCTGTGTTGGTAGATTTTTATGCTGATTGGTGTGGACCCTGTAAACTAATGGCACCAATATTAGAGCAAGTCAATGCTCAACTCAAAGACCGTTTACGAATTATTAAGATTGATACGGAAAAGTATACAGAATTGGCAAGTCAATATAACATTCTAGCCTTACCAACTCTGGTACTATTTAAGCAAGGTAAGCCAGTAGATAGAATTGAAGGTGTAATGCAAGCACCACAATTAGTCCAACATCTTCAAACCTTGATTTAACACTTATTCAGTTATCAGCTAACAGTATGTTTACTGCTTACTGATAACTGGTTTAAGAACGTCTTGCATTTAAGCAGCACCATTCTTTTCTTTTCCATAGAGTAGCAACAACCCAGCCATTTTGCTCTAGAGCATCAGCAACGCCTTTAGATTGCTCCAGTAAAATACCACTGAAAATACCCCAAGTAGTAGATTTAGTGATGGCTTTCATTTCGGGGAGTAACTCAATAATCACGTCAGCTAAAATATTGCAGACAATACCATCAACTGGTTGACTAATCACTTTTGTTAAAATGCCTACACTACCTTGGAGAGGGATTAAGTGTTCTGAGTCAATATCATTGAGAGCGCGATTGCTGAAGGTTGATTTTACTGCTAAGGGATCAGTATCGACTGCATAAGCTTTTTCTACTCCCAGTAGTACTGCACCAATAGAAAGAATGCCGGAACCACAACCAATATCCGCAATTACCAGGGGTTCTTTTGGCTCAACCTTAGCAATAAAAGCTTCAGGAACTTGACTAAGACGCATTTCTAGAGATTCTAGACATAACTGGGTTGTGGCATGATTTCCTGTACCAAATGCTACACCTGGATCAAGACGAATTACCAAACGTTCTAATGAATCAGGTAGCGGTAGCCATGCGGGATTAATCAGGAAGCGATCGCCTATTTCCTGCGGTTGCCAATATTGTTTCCAGCTACTAGCCCAATCTTCTTCATCAATCAAATTCCAGTGCAGCAGCGGAGATGGTAATCCTATACATAAAGCATCTTGGCGCAGCCATAGTGAGAGTGCCGACAAATCCAGTAGCTGTGCTTGAAAGTTGGGCAAATAAGCCTTGACTAGTGAGGAATTGCCTTTGCTTTCAATGGCTGTACCACGACAGCCAAAAATCTCCAGTCGCCAAAAGATAGAATCTTCTAAGTCTGGATCACATAAAATTTTTAATTCCCACCAGGTGTTTGCCATATTTTAGTGCTGAGTTATGAGTCCTGAGTGCTGAGTTATGAGTTATGAGTTATGAGTTATGAGTAATTCAGTTAAGTAGTAATACTCTTGCTCTTAACTTTTGTCTTCACTCAGCATTCGTTACTCAGCACTCAGCACTTATAAAGTTACTGTATACGCATCTCGAATCCCAGGTACTTTTTTAATTTCGTTCAAAATGCCATCGGGTAAAGGATCATCAATACTCAAGGCCATGACAGCATCACCACGAACAATTTTTCGCCCTACCTGCATACTGGCAATATTGACATTAAAGCTGCCAAGCAGGGAACCGAGTTTCCCGATAATTCCTGGCATATCGCGGTGTAGGGTAAAAAGCATATATTTACTGGGTGGGACGTTAATGGGGAAACCGTCAACGTCTGTCAGGTGGATTTCTTTATCACCTAACAAAGCACCAGTGACTGAATGAGTACCTAAAGTCCCTGTTGCTTCCAGATGTAGCGAACCAGCATAATCTCGCGCCGAGGCATCACGGGTTTCAATGACTCGAATGCCACGTTCTTTGGCTTCTATGCTGGCATTGACATAGTTTACCCGTTCCCGTAGGGCTTGATAAAGTAGTCCTTTTAGGGCTGCTACTACCAAAGGCTGACTCTTATTTGTGGCCAGATCCCCTTGCAAGGTAACATTAAGTGTTTCCACTCGTCCACCTACTAGTTGTCCTACCAAGTTACCCAAGGTTTCTGCCAGCTGCATATAAGGCTTGAGTTCTTCTAAGATATCGGGGCTAAGTCCGGGAATGTTGACGGCTGAACGGGCTGGTAGTCCTAAAAGCACATCCCGAATTTGTTCAGCTACGTCTATGGCTACGTTTACTTGGGCTTCGCTAGTGGATGCACCCAAGTGGGGAGTGAGGATCAGGTCTTTTCCGAGCGATCGCAATTCTGATTCTCCTAGCGGTTCAGACTCGTACACATCTAAAGCTGCACCACCAATTTTACCCTCTTTAATTGCTGTTGCTAAAGCCGCTTCATCAATGATGCCACCACGAGCGCAGTTGATAATTCTCGCAGTCGGTTTCATCTTCGCCAAAGTTGCGGCGTTGATTAAATGGGTAGTTTCTGGGGTTTTGGGGATGTGTAGTGTGATATAGTCCGCTTGCTGAAACAACAAATCTAAATCCACCAACTGACAGCCAAGTTGTTCAGCCCGTTCTGTAGAAATAAAGGGATCATAAGCTAACAGTTTCATTCCCATAGCTTTAGCTACAGACGCAACATGAGAGCCAATTTTACCTAAGCCGACAACGCCGAGAGTTTTTTTGTATACTTCTGCACCGACAAAAGTTTTACGATCCCATTCACCGCGTTTGACTGAAGCATTTGCATCTGGGATATGACGAGATAAAGATAACATCATTGCTAGGGCGTGTTCAGCAGCAGCAATGGTATTTCCTTCAGGAGAGTTAACAACTACAATACCTTTGCGGGTAGCCGCAGGAACATCGACATTATCTACACCCACACCAGCACGACCAATAATTTTTAATTGTGTGCCAGCTTCAATAATTTCTTGAGTGACGCGGGTTCCAGAACGGATCATCAGCGCGTCATACTCACCAATAATTTCTATCAATTCTGCTGGTTTAAGACCTGTCTTGACATCAACCGTAGCAACTTGGGAAAGAATGTCAATACCAGCCTGGTCAATAGGATCGGAGACAAGAACCTTGGACATGATTACTTCATTTAAATTTACAGGTTTTGCGGCACAAGACTTTTAAGTTTAGTCTTTATCTGTGACAATTCTGCAAAAAATTATGGGTGTTTATATGAAATAAGCTTTGATCAAAAAGATGTGATGATGCTTAAAAGGCTGATAGTGACTTCTCCTGAGATAAAACCACCTCACTGCTTTTGCTGGGAAATTCAAACCCTTAGAGCTTTTGAAGGATTCATTTCGGCATTTTCTTTATAATTGTTGTGAGTGTTGGGGAAAGTAGTCATGTTAAATTTCAACCTACCAAGGTACTTACCCTCTGCTGAAGAATTACCCGACTCTGATGAAACACCCGTGGATAACGAACTGCAAGAATTAATTCCAGGATTGCTGAAAGCGATACTGCTAACACTTTGGGCAGAACGCATGGACTGGTTTTTCGGAGTAAATATGGGTATTTATTATCACCCTGATGAACTGCCGATTGTCCCAGATGGGTTTCTTAGCTTGGGGGTAGAACGTTGTTACGATGAGGAACTACGCC contains the following coding sequences:
- the prmA gene encoding 50S ribosomal protein L11 methyltransferase translates to MANTWWELKILCDPDLEDSIFWRLEIFGCRGTAIESKGNSSLVKAYLPNFQAQLLDLSALSLWLRQDALCIGLPSPLLHWNLIDEEDWASSWKQYWQPQEIGDRFLINPAWLPLPDSLERLVIRLDPGVAFGTGNHATTQLCLESLEMRLSQVPEAFIAKVEPKEPLVIADIGCGSGILSIGAVLLGVEKAYAVDTDPLAVKSTFSNRALNDIDSEHLIPLQGSVGILTKVISQPVDGIVCNILADVIIELLPEMKAITKSTTWGIFSGILLEQSKGVADALEQNGWVVATLWKRKEWCCLNARRS
- the serA gene encoding phosphoglycerate dehydrogenase, with protein sequence MSKVLVSDPIDQAGIDILSQVATVDVKTGLKPAELIEIIGEYDALMIRSGTRVTQEIIEAGTQLKIIGRAGVGVDNVDVPAATRKGIVVVNSPEGNTIAAAEHALAMMLSLSRHIPDANASVKRGEWDRKTFVGAEVYKKTLGVVGLGKIGSHVASVAKAMGMKLLAYDPFISTERAEQLGCQLVDLDLLFQQADYITLHIPKTPETTHLINAATLAKMKPTARIINCARGGIIDEAALATAIKEGKIGGAALDVYESEPLGESELRSLGKDLILTPHLGASTSEAQVNVAIDVAEQIRDVLLGLPARSAVNIPGLSPDILEELKPYMQLAETLGNLVGQLVGGRVETLNVTLQGDLATNKSQPLVVAALKGLLYQALRERVNYVNASIEAKERGIRVIETRDASARDYAGSLHLEATGTLGTHSVTGALLGDKEIHLTDVDGFPINVPPSKYMLFTLHRDMPGIIGKLGSLLGSFNVNIASMQVGRKIVRGDAVMALSIDDPLPDGILNEIKKVPGIRDAYTVTL
- the fabG gene encoding 3-oxoacyl-[acyl-carrier-protein] reductase, encoding MTLLQNQVAIVTGASRGIGRAIALQLASQNAKVVVNYANSSSAAESLVAEITAVGGEAIALQADVSQAEQVDALVNTTIDKFNRVDILVNNAGITRDTLLLRMKLEDWQSVIDLNLTGVFLCTKAVSKIMLKQRSGRIINIASVAGQMGNPGQANYSAAKAGVIGFTKTVAKELASRGITVNAVAPGFITTDMTSDIKAEGILQYIPLGRFGQPEEIAGMVRFLAADPAAAYITGQVFNVDGGMVMA
- the trxA gene encoding thioredoxin → MTTKKQFNSFEEMLSGSDVPVLVDFYADWCGPCKLMAPILEQVNAQLKDRLRIIKIDTEKYTELASQYNILALPTLVLFKQGKPVDRIEGVMQAPQLVQHLQTLI